A DNA window from Limanda limanda chromosome 6, fLimLim1.1, whole genome shotgun sequence contains the following coding sequences:
- the LOC133003821 gene encoding probable asparagine--tRNA ligase, mitochondrial isoform X3, producing the protein MFQAAVKTLSSASTSSVSRGISSSVRLYCEKTLRVSEALSGADLGSNVTVKGWVRSVRPQKTNLFLHVNDGSSLQSLQVVAGSELNDPSLTFGSAVEVTGILKKSPRQTQPVELEAEQIHVVGKCNPLDFPFKIKDRHSLEYIRQFPHLRCRTNTFSSLLRIRSEATAAIHSYFKENGFLQIHTPIITSNDCEGAGELFQVEPSGPEHEEDENYFSVPAFLTVSGQLHLEVMSGAFSRVYTFGPTFRAENSQSRRHLAEFYMVEAEVSFTQSLEDLTKVMEGVFRSATEHVLARCAEDVDLFHKHVTPGHRGRVEAMMKRKFPVITYSEAIDILNSSSETFVFPTNVSADPYIFSFRLLLSVCLLPTLSLHTDLSASLLQWGCDLQTEHEKHLVKHCGNTPVFVIDYPYDLKPFYARDNLDGPQHTAAAVDLLVPGVGELCGGSLREERLDLLSARLEAVGLEETYSWYLDLRRFGSVPHGGFGLGFDRFLQCVLGVDNIKDVIPFPRFSHSCPL; encoded by the exons ATGTTTCAAGCCGCAGTTAAGACTCTTTCCTCGGCTTCGACCTCCTCAGTTTCTCGGGGAATCTCGTCCAGTGTTCGACTTTATTGTGAGAAGACGCTGCGAGTTTCTGAGGCTCTTTCAGGAGCTGATCTGGGATCCAATGTTACAGTGAAG GGGTGGGTTCGTTCTGTCAGACCCCAGAAGACAAATCTCTTTCTCCACGTGAATGATGGGAGCTCTTTGCAGTCCTTGCAGGTCGTCGCAGGCTCGGAGCTGAATGATCC GTCCTTGACGTTTGGCAGCGCTGTGGAAGTCACAGGGATTCTTAAGAAAAGTCCACGTCAAACACAGCCGGTTGAACTGGAGGCTGAGCAAATCCACGTGGTTGGAAAATGTAATCCACTG GATTTTCCctttaaaatcaaagacagaCACAGCCTGGAGTATATTCGTCAGTTTCCTCATCTCAGGTGTAGAACAAATACCTTCAGCTCCCTGTTGAGAATACGAAGTGAGGCCACGGCAGCAATTCACTCATATTTCAAG GAAAATGGCTTTTTGCAAATTCACACTCCAATCATCACCTCAAATGACTGCGAGGGAGCCGGGGAGCTCTTTCAGGTTGAG CCGTCGGGTCCAGAGCACGAGGAGGATGAGAACTACTTCTCCGTCCCGGCTTTCCTCACCGTGTCCGGCCAGCTTCACTTGGAAGTGATGTCAGG AGCTTTTTCTAGAGTGTACACATTTGGGCCAACGTTCCGTGCCGAGAACTCCCAGAGCAGGCGCCATCTGGCCGAGTTCTACATGGTGGAGGCGGAGGTCTCCTTCACACAGTCCTTGGAGGATCTCACCAAG GTCATGGAGGGCGTGTTCAGGTCGGCCACGGAGCATGTGTTGGCTCGCTGTGCAGAGGATGTGGATTTGTTTCACAAGCATGTGACTCCTGGACACAGG GGCAGAGTAGAGgccatgatgaagaggaagttcCCTGT GATTACCTACAGTGAGGCTATAGACATCCTGAACAGCAGCTCTGAGACATTTGTCTTCCCCACAAACGTGAGTGCTGATCCTTATATCTTCTCCTTTCGCCTGCttctatctgtgtgtttgttaccaACCCTCTCCCTCCACACTGACCTCAGTGCTTCTCTCCTGCAGTGGGGATGTGACCTTCAGACGGAACACGAGAAGCACCTGGTGAAACATTGCGGCAACACTCCGGTCTTTGTCATTGATTATCCGTACGATCTTAAGCCGTTTTATGCAAGAGACAACCTGGACGGTCCCCAGCACACA gcagctGCAGTGGACCTCCTTGTGCCGGGGGTGGGTGAGCTGTGTGGGGGCTCGCTGAGAGAGGAGCGGCTGGATCTGCTGAGCGCTCGGCTGGAAGC ggTTGGTTTAGAAGAAACCTACAGCTG GTATCTGGATTTGAGGCGTTTCGGCTCGGTCCCTCACGGCGGCTTCGGGCTCGGGTTCGATCGATTTTTACAATGTGTCCTCGGAGTCGACAACATAAAGGACGTGATTCCTTTCCCTCGATTTTCCCATTCCTGTCCTCTATGA
- the LOC133003821 gene encoding probable asparagine--tRNA ligase, mitochondrial isoform X4 — protein sequence MFQAAVKTLSSASTSSVSRGISSSVRLYCEKTLRVSEALSGADLGSNVTVKGWVRSVRPQKTNLFLHVNDGSSLQSLQVVAGSELNDPSLTFGSAVEVTGILKKSPRQTQPVELEAEQIHVVGKCNPLDFPFKIKDRHSLEYIRQFPHLRCRTNTFSSLLRIRSEATAAIHSYFKENGFLQIHTPIITSNDCEGAGELFQVEPSGPEHEEDENYFSVPAFLTVSGQLHLEVMSGAFSRVYTFGPTFRAENSQSRRHLAEFYMVEAEVSFTQSLEDLTKVMEGVFRSATEHVLARCAEDVDLFHKHVTPGHRGRVEAMMKRKFPVITYSEAIDILNSSSETFVFPTNWGCDLQTEHEKHLVKHCGNTPVFVIDYPYDLKPFYARDNLDGPQHTAAAVDLLVPGVGELCGGSLREERLDLLSARLEAVGLEETYSWYLDLRRFGSVPHGGFGLGFDRFLQCVLGVDNIKDVIPFPRFSHSCPL from the exons ATGTTTCAAGCCGCAGTTAAGACTCTTTCCTCGGCTTCGACCTCCTCAGTTTCTCGGGGAATCTCGTCCAGTGTTCGACTTTATTGTGAGAAGACGCTGCGAGTTTCTGAGGCTCTTTCAGGAGCTGATCTGGGATCCAATGTTACAGTGAAG GGGTGGGTTCGTTCTGTCAGACCCCAGAAGACAAATCTCTTTCTCCACGTGAATGATGGGAGCTCTTTGCAGTCCTTGCAGGTCGTCGCAGGCTCGGAGCTGAATGATCC GTCCTTGACGTTTGGCAGCGCTGTGGAAGTCACAGGGATTCTTAAGAAAAGTCCACGTCAAACACAGCCGGTTGAACTGGAGGCTGAGCAAATCCACGTGGTTGGAAAATGTAATCCACTG GATTTTCCctttaaaatcaaagacagaCACAGCCTGGAGTATATTCGTCAGTTTCCTCATCTCAGGTGTAGAACAAATACCTTCAGCTCCCTGTTGAGAATACGAAGTGAGGCCACGGCAGCAATTCACTCATATTTCAAG GAAAATGGCTTTTTGCAAATTCACACTCCAATCATCACCTCAAATGACTGCGAGGGAGCCGGGGAGCTCTTTCAGGTTGAG CCGTCGGGTCCAGAGCACGAGGAGGATGAGAACTACTTCTCCGTCCCGGCTTTCCTCACCGTGTCCGGCCAGCTTCACTTGGAAGTGATGTCAGG AGCTTTTTCTAGAGTGTACACATTTGGGCCAACGTTCCGTGCCGAGAACTCCCAGAGCAGGCGCCATCTGGCCGAGTTCTACATGGTGGAGGCGGAGGTCTCCTTCACACAGTCCTTGGAGGATCTCACCAAG GTCATGGAGGGCGTGTTCAGGTCGGCCACGGAGCATGTGTTGGCTCGCTGTGCAGAGGATGTGGATTTGTTTCACAAGCATGTGACTCCTGGACACAGG GGCAGAGTAGAGgccatgatgaagaggaagttcCCTGT GATTACCTACAGTGAGGCTATAGACATCCTGAACAGCAGCTCTGAGACATTTGTCTTCCCCACAAAC TGGGGATGTGACCTTCAGACGGAACACGAGAAGCACCTGGTGAAACATTGCGGCAACACTCCGGTCTTTGTCATTGATTATCCGTACGATCTTAAGCCGTTTTATGCAAGAGACAACCTGGACGGTCCCCAGCACACA gcagctGCAGTGGACCTCCTTGTGCCGGGGGTGGGTGAGCTGTGTGGGGGCTCGCTGAGAGAGGAGCGGCTGGATCTGCTGAGCGCTCGGCTGGAAGC ggTTGGTTTAGAAGAAACCTACAGCTG GTATCTGGATTTGAGGCGTTTCGGCTCGGTCCCTCACGGCGGCTTCGGGCTCGGGTTCGATCGATTTTTACAATGTGTCCTCGGAGTCGACAACATAAAGGACGTGATTCCTTTCCCTCGATTTTCCCATTCCTGTCCTCTATGA